The genomic region TATAAGTTTTATACACGCCTTTTTTTATTTCAAAACCGATATACAAATGCATTAATATTCATTCCCGCTCCTACAGAGGCAAAAAGAACGATATCATTTTTTTTTATGGAATGCTCAGGCAGCTCGCCTTTCATGATCATTTTCAACAGCGATGGAATAGTAGCTACACTACTGTTTCCAAGCTTATGAATTACCATTGGCATTATATTTTCGGGCACTTCTGTCTTATAGATTTTATAAAATCGCTTAACGATTGCCTCATCCATTTTTTCGTTTGCCTGATGGATGATTATTTTAGTAAGATCATTAATCGAATAACCACTTTCGTCCAGACATTTTTGCATGGCTCCCGGTACATTTAAAAGGGCAAACTCATAAATCTTTTTGCCATCCATTTTTAGATAACGTACACTCGGGCAATTGTCGTTGTTGTACGATTTCCCAAAATGTAAATAATCCTTTTCATGTAAGGTAAATGAACCGGATATATGCGATTTTATTCCGGATTCATCATCCGATATTTCCAGAATTGCAGCACCGGCTCCATCAGCATAAATCATACTGTCTCTATCGTGAATGTCAACCACACGGGAAAGTGTTTCCGCGCCTATAACGAGACATCGTTTGGCTATTCCGGATTTTATAAAGGCATTAGCCTGTATCATGCCTTCAACCCATCCAGGACATCCAAACAAAACATCATAAGCTACACAAAAATTGTTTTTGATTTTTAAAAGATGTTTAACCCTAGAGGCAAGACTCGGCACCATATCAGATTGTATTGTACCCGCCTGAACATCTCCAAAATTATGCGCAAAAATAATGTAGTCTAAAGTTTCCGGATCAATTCCGGAATCTGTTATAGCGGATTGAGCCGCTAAAAAACCCAAATCAGAAGTAACCTGATTAGAATTCGCGTAACGCCTTTCTTCAATACCAGTAATTTCTTTAAGCTTACTAGCTATTGTAGCATTATCTTGTTTTAATACGTATCCTGCTTGGTCTAAAAAGTGATGTTTATCAAAAAATACATTGGTAATGGTTTGTGAAGGAATATAATTTCCTACACCGATAATTTTACTATTCATTTAAAATGATCACTTTTTACAATAGCTTCATAGGTGAAGAGAATTTAAAAGTGATATTGTAAAGTTAGTGATTTAAAACGAATTAAGTATTTGAATAATGATGAATTAGATTAGTATAGTAACTATTTTAATGATGTGTTATATGGAATTGCTGGTATAATAGAGTATTATGATTAAAAATGTGGTTGGAATATAAAAGAGTGAAACATGTTCTAATAATAAACAATGCGATATAGTTGCGTGATAAATCATTATATCACTACATTGTAAGAGTAGGATGTTTGATTGTGAAAATAATAGATTACGTTTAAGTTCGAAGGATCAGTCGGGATACTCCTTAGATGTGCAGGAAGCTGCCATAAATGCCTATTGCGCTAAATACGGACTGGAACTCATCGCGCTTTTCAAAGACAATGGTCAGTGTAGCTCTTCTTTTAGCCGGTTGGATTTTCAGGTACTCGAAATGTTTATAAAGCAGAATAAAGGATTGGTGTAATATATGATCGTTATGGAGCACGATCGTTTTAGTAGAGATCTTTCCGAGGCTCTTTTAAAGATAAAGAAATTTGAGAGTCAGTATGGCGTTAAAGTGGTTTCTGTGGACGAACCACTTGATATTGATCCGACAGATCCAACGGTATTCATTAGCCGTGCATTCCGATATGCCACTGCAAATGCTGAACTTTTAAATATCCGTGCCAGAACCATCCGGGGGGTAAAGAGAGCACATCTGGAAGGACGGTTTGTAAATAAAGCCCCCTATGGTTATAGCAATAGTAGAGATCTTCTTGTTGTAAATCATCAGGAAGCAGAAATCGTTCAACAAATTTTCAAGTACTACTTATCCGGCATATCGCTGAGAGAAATCACAGCTATAATGAATCAGGTTCTTTCCAGGTAATGGATGAAAAGTATTTAATCTTTCTTGAGGACTATTTTGCAGAAAAGAAAATATCTAATCCTGAAAATCTTAAAAATATCGTCACTTTCCTAAAGAAAATAACCCTGTTGATCATTAGAGGGTAAAAATGAATTTTTTGATTTTATTTTTACCTGTAAATCAGTTTGTTGTAATGGTTCATGTCCTGTCAACCAACATGCTGGGAAACCCCCTAAAAGTGGATTGAAAAATCTGATTTTTATATTGTAATATATTGATTTTTAATCGTTTGTGTTTTGTTGAATTGGTTCAATAGACTACAAACGCAATTTTGAAAAAAGCGAGGATTTGAAATTGGATTTATTTTGTAAATAATTGATATTCAAATCATTGTAAAACAAAAAAGCTCCAAACATCGTTTGGAGCTTTTGTACCCACTGTGGTACAAATCTCGAACCGATTCGAAGCCGATCTTGGACAAATGGAGTCACTTTGGGTCAATATTCAGGATGAAGGAGGAGAGGAGGTGTTCGATGTACTGTCAAGTTCCGAGGTGATGAAGTAAAAAATCACTAATATTTATTAGAGAAATTGGTTTTTAAAATAGAGTCCGGGATAAACTTATTCCGGATTTTTTTTATTGAGTTGTTGAAACATATACTTGTAGTGTTTTTACTTAATCAAGTTACTTGTTAATACTTATTTTGGATTGTTTTTATGGAAAACCATATTGTTGTCTTGATTTTAATTTTAAAATTTACAGTGCTAAAACCATCATATTTCAAATGAAATTGTTTGGATATAACAGAATACTTTTTATCTGATAGTAAATCAATTTAGACCATTTTTAATGGATAAATTAGAATCTAAAATACTAAAGAATAGATTAATCTAGATAGGGGTTAAACGATTGAAAAGAAGTTGTTAGATAGGGAGAATATTGATGAAATTTCTAAATAAGATTCTACATAATAAAATTTGTGTCTTGCTATGTATAAGAACTTGTAGATGGATAATTATTTTCTGTTTATTACAATTTACTATATTTACTACAAACGCGATTAACAATGGATGCCTTTAAAACTCACGAAAAAGTTATAAAAGATTACAAATCATATTTGCAATCTTTTATTAATATTAAAGATGAAAGAATCTCTGATTTTGTTAATGATTCTACTTTGATCAACAATATTCTACCTAAACCATTGATACAGTTTAATCCTTCTTTTGAAAAAGGAGAATCTTTCGATGAATTAATTAAGAAAAATACAATTCATTCAAATCTATCAAAAACTTTAGGTTCGTATAGGCTATACAAACATCAAGTTGAAGCAATTCAAATTGGTATCCAAGATAAAGGGTTTGTAGTGACCTCTGGTACAGGTTCGGGTAAGTCTTTAACGTTCTTAGCTACTATTTTTAATGATATTTTTAAGAGGGAAGTAGGAAAAGAAAAAGGAGTGAAAGCTATATTGGTTTATCCTATGAATGCTTTAATCAATTCCCAATATGAAGAAATTAAAAAATATGCTGATACCTATGGTGATGGTTTTCCTATCACATTTGCCCAATATACTGGACAAGAGTCTGGAAATGTCAGAGATCAAATAAAGAATGAAGAACCTGATATTCTTTTAACTAATTATATGATGCTGGAACTAATAATGACTAGACAATCTGAAAAATGGTTAAGAGATTCAATGGCTAAAAACCTCAAATATATAGTTTATGACGAACTCCACACCTATAGAGGTAGGCAAGGAGCCGATGTAAGTTTATTGAACCGAAGAATTCAGGCTTTTACGAAAAATGATTTAATTTTTATAGGTACTTCGGCTACTATGGCTTCACAAGGTTCTCCTGAAGAAAAAAAGCAAAAAATAGCTGAGGTTGCAACACAGATATTTGGTAAAGAATTTCCGTCGGAGTATATTGTTAATGAATATCTTGAGCCTTGTACTATCGCTAAAGAGGTAAACCCTTTCCAATTAACTAATGCAATACGGAATGGTATTGATCCTGAGGGAACAGAAGAAGATTTTATTAAGAATGATTTGGCTAATTGGTTGGAGACGAATATCGCGTTAAAGACTAATCACAATGTATTAGAAAGGGGAAAGCCGCTAAGTATCGACCAAATTGCAGAAAAAATACATAATGAAACGTCTTTGTCGAAAGATGAGATACGAGGCATTCTTTATGATCTTTTAAAATGGGCAGAACGCATTAATGAGAGTAATAGATTAAAAGGAACTCGTAAATCCTTCCTTCCTTTTCGCTTTCATCAATTCATTTCTCAGACAGGATCGATTTCAGTAACACTCGAACCAAGAAATACACGATATATAACCTCATCTGATGAGCCTTTCATTAAAATTGAAGGAAAGGAAAGAAAACTTTACCCGTTACTTTTTTCCAGATATTCCGGTTACGAATTTCTTTGCGTTGAATTAGATATTCATAACAATGAACTTGTACCGGTTATACCAAATAAAGAATTTGTAAATAAAAAGAAAGCTGAAGTTAATCAGAAAAGTCCAGATATAGAGGATTTTAAGTTTGGATATATCGTATTAGATGAGGGAGAAGATTTTTGGAATACAGATTTTCGTGATTTAGTGCCTGCAGAATGGTTTAACAAGCGAGGAAGTGAACTTCTTCCTTATTATCAAATGCTGATGCCACATGAAATATATTTTAATAGTGACGGACAGTTTTCTTTCGAACCTAAGTTCCCTATAAAAGGTTATTTCATTCCTGCGAAATTGAGAATTGACCCAACGGCACAAATTATTTATGAAGATAGTAAAACCAGTGATTTTACAAAGCTTTCCAGATTAGGTTCAGAAGGTAGAAGTACTGCAACTTCCGTAATTTCTTATGCTGTGATTAACAGCCTTGCAGAGCAAGGAGAAAAATTGCAGGATCAAAAACTATTAAGTTTTACAGATAATAGACAAGATGCTTCTTTGCAATCGGGGCACTTTAATGACTTCTATACAACAGTTCGTTTGAGATCAGCACTCTATAAAGCTTTAAAAGAAAATAAAAAACCTCTTGAAATACACGAAATAGCAGAGTCCCTATTCCGTAGTCTGGGATTAAAAGAAAAAGATTATGCGTTATATCCATCACGAGATGAGGATTTTCCTGATGAAAGAAATATTGAAGCACTTAAGGATTATCTGAAGTATAGAATATTTCAAGATTTGAAAAGAGGTTGGCGATATACATTGCCTAACTTGGAACAAGTAGCGCTTTTAGATATTGATTATAAAAATCTGAACAGACTTTCGGAATTAGACGATCGGTTTAAAAATCTTGGCTTTTTAAAAAATGCTGCTAAAGAGATCAGGAAAGAATTTTTAAGCAATGTTTTGGATTATTTTAGAACCAACTTTGCCCTTGATCATAAATTTTTTAAAGATATAGCCAATATTGAAGAGTTGATGAGAGACCGACTACATCCTGAATCTTTATGGTCTCTTGATTATAATGAAAAGTTGGATAAACCTGCTGAAATGGTTATAACCATTCCTTCTCCAAGGCCAAAAGGAAAATATGTAGTGTCAATGGGACTTAGATCTAATTTAGGTAAGTACATCAATCGTTGTGTGGTTGAAGCTGGTGATCAAAAAATGAATAGAGATGCTTACAACGAGTTTATTCAAGAACTACTTACTCAACTTGAAAAGGCAAATCTTATCACAATCGAACAAGATAAGAAAAATACTGATTTACAGTATTATAAATTAAGATCGGATCAGTTATTATGGATAAAAGGAGATGGGAAAAGATTAAAGTTAGATCATACACGTTTCAATTTTCAAGCAGAACTACCTGAATTAATTCCTAATCTTTATTTCCAAAATTTGTATAAGACAGATTTTAATAAATTTAAAAAAGAACTAATAGCAAAAGAGCATACAGGACAAATTAGTGCAACACAAAGAATCGAAAGAGAGGATCAATTCCGAAAAGGAGATATTTCCACTCTGTATTGTTCGCCTACAATGGAATTAGGTATCGACATAGCTAATCTTAACATTGTACATATGCGGAATGTTCCTCCCAATGCGGCGAATTATGCTCAGAGAAGTGGACGTGCAGGAAGAGGAGGACAGACAGCTTTAGTTTTTACCTACTGTTCTACTATGTCTCCTCATGATGTCAATTATTTTAAAAATTCCACGGAAATGGTTGCAGGTGTTGTACAGCCACCTAGAATTGATCTGATAAATGAAGAGCTTATAACAACTCATCTGAATGCCTTTCTATTGATGAGATTGGAGATTAGTGAACTAAAAACCTCGGTAGCAGATGTATTAGATTTATCTGATGAAAAAAACGTCTTCATAAAAAATGATATATTGGGGAGAATACAGCATCTGGTCTCTATCTCAAAAAATGATTTGTTTATTGAATTTGAAAAGATAGCTTATTCCTTATTACCTGAGCTTAATAAAACCAATTGGTTTACTCAATCATGGATCTTAGACAAGATTCAGAAATTTCCAATCCATTTTGCTTTATCATTTAAGCGTTGGATCCGGATGTTTCAAAATGCTTGTATGCTTAGAAATAAAGCTCAAGCAATTTTGGATAATCATACTTACAAAGCGGATAGTGTGGAAAGAAAAGAAGCTGCTAAACAAGAACGATTTGCTAGAAAGCAAATAGCTTTGTTGAAAAATGAAGAGCAACAGAGTTCTAGTAATTCTGAGTTTTATGTATTCCGTTATCTGGCAGCAGAAGGATTTTTACCAGGCTATAATTTTACACGTCTTCCGGTTCGGGCTGTATTAGGTAAAAGTTATCGCGATGATGTAGAAGTTCTTTCACGACCTCGTGCTTTGGCTTTATCTGAATTTGGACCGGCAAATACTGTTTATCATTCAGGAAGTAAATTCAGAATCAACCGAATGATGGTTTCAGATCTTGAAAATGTTACAGAAGAGATACTTATATCCAATAAAACAGGCTATGCCTTTCTAAATGATGAAATTAAAATAGCTAATATTGATCCTATTACTAAAAGTCCACTTTTAAATAGTGGCACGACTAATTATTCTAAAGTTTTAGAATTTTCGGAGTGTGAAGGTATTCCTTTACAAAAAATCTCCTGTATTGAAGAGGAAAGAAGTCGATCTGGTTATGACATTTTTTCGTATTTTAATTTTCCTCATGGAATTGAGAATACAGAGTCTGTTGTTTTAAAAAAAGGTGGTGAAAAATTACTTCAATTATATTTTAGCAAAGCTGCTAATCTGATAAAAGTTAATAAAAAAGCAAAAAGATCACCAAATGACGGTTTCAAGATTGACCAAAGGAATGGTGTTTGGGTGCAGCAACGAAACTTAGCGAATAATGTAGAATTACAGCAAAATACAAGAGATGTTACGCTTTACACCAAAGATACCGCAGATGTTTTGTATATTCAGCCATTAGGCAATATCGGAACCACACCTGATCAGGTTATTTCATTAAGCTATGCTTTAAAAAGGGGGATAGAAAAATTATTACTTGTAGAAGAAAGTGAAATGGCGGTAAGTGTAATTGGAGATAAAGAAAAGCCTAATATTCTTATTTATGAAGCATCAGAAGGTTCTCTTGGTATACTCTCACAATTAATTTCTGATCCTGTCAAAATGAGAGAATGGTTTAAAACTTCCTATGAGGTCATACATTATGATCCGGAAACTAGAACAGAAACGGAATTGGGAAAATCATTGCCAAAAGCCACCTATCAGGACTTATTAAGCTATTATAATCAAATACATCATAAACAATTAGATAGGGGTAAGATTTATGGTGTTCTTGAAAGTCTGATGGACTGTGAGATCGATCCTGTACAAGGTAAAAATGATAGGGAAGAACAATATCGTTATTTACTAGATGCGTATGATAAAAAAAGTAGTACAGAGCTGATGCTGATAAAACACCTATATGAAAACGGATATGCACTTCCTGATAAAGCTCAATTTAATATGGAGGGCTATTATATTAATGTAGACTTTGTTTATAAAAACAATTCTGGCTTTACATTAATCTTCTGCGATGGTTCGGTACATGACTTAGAGGAAGTTAAAAAACGCGATCAAATGATTGATCAAATATTAAAAGAAGGAGCTTATGATGTTATACGCTGGCATTATATGGAGCCTTTGGAGGAATTAATGGCAAGACGAAAAGACATTTTTAGAAAAATACGATAACCTGTCAGTAAATTCATGGGTTAATAAAAAAGTAAGTATAAATAATGAACAATAAATATACTCCGGGAAACTTAATACGATATAGAAATCGAGATTGGATGGTACTCCCATCTAATGAAGATCAAGTTATTTTGGTAAAACCACTGGGTGGTTCCGATGAGGAAACTACCGGTGTTTTTATGCCTTTAGCCAAAGATATCGAAGCCATAGAGAAAGCGACCTTTAAAGAACCAACACCAACTCAAATCGGAAACTTTGAAACAGCGAAACTTTTGTATAATGCCTCCCGTCTTTCTTTAAGAAATGCCGCGGGTCCATTTAGAAGTATGGGAAAACTTTCCTTCAGACCCAGATCATATCAGGTTGTTCCATTAGTAATGGCACTGAAGCAGGATGTTGCCAGACTCTTGGTTGCTGACGATGTTGGTATTGGAAAAACGATAGAGGCTTTACTCATTATCAAGGAGCTGATTGAAAGAGGCGAGATCAAAAGATTTGCAGTGATTTGTCCACCTCATTTGTGCGAACAATGGCAGCAGGAATTAAAAGACAAATTAGATATTGATGCGGAAATTATTCGCTCCAGTACAGCATCCCGTTTAGATCGTATAGTGTCTGATGATCACTCTGTATTTTATCATATTCCTTATCAGGTAATTTCAGTTGATTATATAAAAACAGATAAACGTAGAGGTATTTTCCTAAATGATTGTCCTGAATTAGTTGTTGTAGACGAAGCGCATACTTGTACCTTGCCAAAAGGAGCATCTTCAAAAAATCAACAACAGCGATATAACCTAGTTCACGATATTGCTTTAAATAAAAATAGACACTTGATATTACTTACCGCAACACCGCACAGTGGTAAGGATGAAGAGTTTCTTTCCCTTTTAGGCTTATTAAACCCAGTTTTCGAGCGATTAAATTTTGAGAGACTTGAACAGGCTGACAGACGAAAAATTGCACAGTATTTTATCCAGCGTAAGCGTGAAAATATCCGTAGATGGTTAAATGAAGATACGTTGTTTCCTGAAAGGGATTCTAAGGAAGTAGGTTTCACATTGTCAGAAGAAACTAAAGTCTTTTATAATGAACTAGTGACATTTGCACGAGGAATTTCAGATGTTGAGACAGACAATGAAAATACAAGACTTTTGCGTTCCTGGGCCGCAATTGCTTTGATTAAAGGAACCATGTCAAGTCCTGCTATGGCAAAAGAAATGTTGGAAAAACGCCAGGCAAAATTGACTGTAGAAGAAAAACTGACCGAAATTGGTACAGACGCTGTAGGAGATACATTGTTTGAAGAAAATGATTTTGGTGTGGATTTTTCGAGATCTGATCTGTTAAATGCTGTTGATTATAAAACAGCAGAATTGGAGGGACTTACCAAATTATTAAAACGAGCGGAGTTTCTAAATGAAAATGAAGAAACAGATCTTAAGATAAAACATACCATTGATTTGATTCGAAAATGGATAAAAGAAGGCTTTCAGCCGATCATTTTCTGTCACTACATTGCTACAGCAAAATATGTGGAAGAGAAGCTAAAAGAAGCTCTTCCTAAAAACGTATTAGTACAGGCTATTACTTCTGAACTGGCGGATGAGCAGCGTAAAGAAGAAATTGAAAGAATGGGAGAACAGGAAAAAAGAGTTCTTGTGGCTACAGACTGTTTAAGTGAAGGAATCAATTTACAGGATCACTTTAATGCAGTTTTGCATTATGACCTTCCTTGGAATCCGAACAGAATAGAACAACGAGAAGGTAGGGTTGATCGTTTCGGGCAAGCTTCAAAGGATATTAAAACATATATGCTTTATGGAGAAAATAATCCGATGGATAAGTTTATTCTGGAGGTACTGATTCGTAAAGTACGTGAAATTCAAAAAAGTATCGGAGTTACGATTCCTATAGGTGAAAATAATAAATCGCTGATGGCAGAACTTACACAAAAGATTTTGAAAACTGTATCAGAAACAGAACAATTGACTCTTTTTGCCGAAGACAAAATAAAAATTGATAATGAATTGGAAATGGCTCGTAAAAAAGGAGAAAACTTGCGCTCTATTTTTGCTCAGGAATCTGTAGATGCCGAAACAATTAAAAAAGATCTACAAGAAGTAGATGAAGCAATTGGTGATCCGAAAGTTGTGGAAAGTTTTACTGTATTTGCTTTACAATCTTTAGGAGCCTCAGTTACACCTGATTTTGAAGGGTATAAAATCCAGACAACGAATCTTCCTAAACATTTACAAGTTGCGTTGCTTTCAAAAACAGAACAACTAAAAGGAAAAACAGAAACTAAAATTGCTTTCATTTCACCTACACCTAAAGGGTACCAATATATTGGAAGAAATCATCGCTTTGTGGAGCAGCTTTGTCATTACATAGTGAGTAATGCGTTTGAAGAAAAAGGTAATTCCTATGGTTTAGCAAGAACTAGTGTGATGCAAACAAAAAGTGTTCAAAATAAGACAACTTTGGTAATGTTTAGAGTTAGAAATGTAGTTAAAGAAGTACGTTCTCGAAATGAATCTGTAGCAGAAGAAATGTATTTATGGGGGTACACAGAAAATACAAATGGTTTACAACCTATTGATTTTGAACAGGCACAGAAACTCATGAATGAAGCTATTCCTTTGAGCAATATGCCACTTGAACAGCAGCAGCAACTTTTGAGAATAGAACTAAATTCGTTTGGAAATAAAAAAGATGCTTTTATAGAAATTGCGACAGAGCGTGCCGATAGATTAGTTGAGGCTCACGGACGATTTAAAACGTTAATTGGGGGGCGTAGTTATGAGAAATCAACGCCAGTGCTTCCGCCAGATGTAATGGGGGTTTATATCTTATTGCCAAAACCTAAAGACCTTTTTTAGACCATGAAATTAACAACTATAAATATACAGGGGAATATTTTTACCAGCGAAATTCTTGAAAAAATTCGTCAGGATGATATTAGTTTTCAAAAACCGCAAGACTTTGGATTAAAACCTAGTGAACAAGTTCGAGATGAGATAAGTAACGCCTGGAGCCTGCTCAATACACATTGGCAAATCTTTAAACAGAAACGAAGCTCTTTTTCAGAAATTGATAAAGGAATTTCGGAAACTCGCAAATATTGGATTGTTCCGCTTCTCAATATTTTAGGCTATCAGGTTGCTCTTTCCAATGCTGAAATTGTTAATGGAAAATCTTATGCTATTTCCCACAGAGTTTCCAATAAAGATAATTTTCCTATACACATTGTGGGTAGCGAGCAGTCAATGGATAAAAAGGCAGAGAGCGGACCAAGACTGTCTCCTCATTCATTGGTGCAGGAATATATTAATTCTACAGAATATATTTATGGCTTTGTAACCAATGGAAATCATTTCCGTGTATTGCGTGATGCGACACGACTTTCAAGACTAAGCTATCTGGAGTTCAATCTTGAGCAAATGATGGAAGAGGGACACTATGCCGAATTTGCCATTTTCTACCGTTTATTACACGCTTCCCGCATCAACGATAAAAAGGAAGAAGGGAAAGATGCTGTTCTTGAATATTATCATAACGAAGCTTTAGCTTCAGGATCACGTATTCGTGAGCGATTAAGTTTGGCTGTTGAGC from Flavobacterium sp. WV_118_3 harbors:
- a CDS encoding ketoacyl-ACP synthase III, with the translated sequence MNSKIIGVGNYIPSQTITNVFFDKHHFLDQAGYVLKQDNATIASKLKEITGIEERRYANSNQVTSDLGFLAAQSAITDSGIDPETLDYIIFAHNFGDVQAGTIQSDMVPSLASRVKHLLKIKNNFCVAYDVLFGCPGWVEGMIQANAFIKSGIAKRCLVIGAETLSRVVDIHDRDSMIYADGAGAAILEISDDESGIKSHISGSFTLHEKDYLHFGKSYNNDNCPSVRYLKMDGKKIYEFALLNVPGAMQKCLDESGYSINDLTKIIIHQANEKMDEAIVKRFYKIYKTEVPENIMPMVIHKLGNSSVATIPSLLKMIMKGELPEHSIKKNDIVLFASVGAGMNINAFVYRF
- a CDS encoding recombinase family protein, which codes for MFDCENNRLRLSSKDQSGYSLDVQEAAINAYCAKYGLELIALFKDNGQCSSSFSRLDFQVLEMFIKQNKGLV
- a CDS encoding recombinase family protein; the encoded protein is MEHDRFSRDLSEALLKIKKFESQYGVKVVSVDEPLDIDPTDPTVFISRAFRYATANAELLNIRARTIRGVKRAHLEGRFVNKAPYGYSNSRDLLVVNHQEAEIVQQIFKYYLSGISLREITAIMNQVLSR
- a CDS encoding DEAD/DEAH box helicase, encoding MDAFKTHEKVIKDYKSYLQSFINIKDERISDFVNDSTLINNILPKPLIQFNPSFEKGESFDELIKKNTIHSNLSKTLGSYRLYKHQVEAIQIGIQDKGFVVTSGTGSGKSLTFLATIFNDIFKREVGKEKGVKAILVYPMNALINSQYEEIKKYADTYGDGFPITFAQYTGQESGNVRDQIKNEEPDILLTNYMMLELIMTRQSEKWLRDSMAKNLKYIVYDELHTYRGRQGADVSLLNRRIQAFTKNDLIFIGTSATMASQGSPEEKKQKIAEVATQIFGKEFPSEYIVNEYLEPCTIAKEVNPFQLTNAIRNGIDPEGTEEDFIKNDLANWLETNIALKTNHNVLERGKPLSIDQIAEKIHNETSLSKDEIRGILYDLLKWAERINESNRLKGTRKSFLPFRFHQFISQTGSISVTLEPRNTRYITSSDEPFIKIEGKERKLYPLLFSRYSGYEFLCVELDIHNNELVPVIPNKEFVNKKKAEVNQKSPDIEDFKFGYIVLDEGEDFWNTDFRDLVPAEWFNKRGSELLPYYQMLMPHEIYFNSDGQFSFEPKFPIKGYFIPAKLRIDPTAQIIYEDSKTSDFTKLSRLGSEGRSTATSVISYAVINSLAEQGEKLQDQKLLSFTDNRQDASLQSGHFNDFYTTVRLRSALYKALKENKKPLEIHEIAESLFRSLGLKEKDYALYPSRDEDFPDERNIEALKDYLKYRIFQDLKRGWRYTLPNLEQVALLDIDYKNLNRLSELDDRFKNLGFLKNAAKEIRKEFLSNVLDYFRTNFALDHKFFKDIANIEELMRDRLHPESLWSLDYNEKLDKPAEMVITIPSPRPKGKYVVSMGLRSNLGKYINRCVVEAGDQKMNRDAYNEFIQELLTQLEKANLITIEQDKKNTDLQYYKLRSDQLLWIKGDGKRLKLDHTRFNFQAELPELIPNLYFQNLYKTDFNKFKKELIAKEHTGQISATQRIEREDQFRKGDISTLYCSPTMELGIDIANLNIVHMRNVPPNAANYAQRSGRAGRGGQTALVFTYCSTMSPHDVNYFKNSTEMVAGVVQPPRIDLINEELITTHLNAFLLMRLEISELKTSVADVLDLSDEKNVFIKNDILGRIQHLVSISKNDLFIEFEKIAYSLLPELNKTNWFTQSWILDKIQKFPIHFALSFKRWIRMFQNACMLRNKAQAILDNHTYKADSVERKEAAKQERFARKQIALLKNEEQQSSSNSEFYVFRYLAAEGFLPGYNFTRLPVRAVLGKSYRDDVEVLSRPRALALSEFGPANTVYHSGSKFRINRMMVSDLENVTEEILISNKTGYAFLNDEIKIANIDPITKSPLLNSGTTNYSKVLEFSECEGIPLQKISCIEEERSRSGYDIFSYFNFPHGIENTESVVLKKGGEKLLQLYFSKAANLIKVNKKAKRSPNDGFKIDQRNGVWVQQRNLANNVELQQNTRDVTLYTKDTADVLYIQPLGNIGTTPDQVISLSYALKRGIEKLLLVEESEMAVSVIGDKEKPNILIYEASEGSLGILSQLISDPVKMREWFKTSYEVIHYDPETRTETELGKSLPKATYQDLLSYYNQIHHKQLDRGKIYGVLESLMDCEIDPVQGKNDREEQYRYLLDAYDKKSSTELMLIKHLYENGYALPDKAQFNMEGYYINVDFVYKNNSGFTLIFCDGSVHDLEEVKKRDQMIDQILKEGAYDVIRWHYMEPLEELMARRKDIFRKIR
- a CDS encoding helicase-related protein; this translates as MNNKYTPGNLIRYRNRDWMVLPSNEDQVILVKPLGGSDEETTGVFMPLAKDIEAIEKATFKEPTPTQIGNFETAKLLYNASRLSLRNAAGPFRSMGKLSFRPRSYQVVPLVMALKQDVARLLVADDVGIGKTIEALLIIKELIERGEIKRFAVICPPHLCEQWQQELKDKLDIDAEIIRSSTASRLDRIVSDDHSVFYHIPYQVISVDYIKTDKRRGIFLNDCPELVVVDEAHTCTLPKGASSKNQQQRYNLVHDIALNKNRHLILLTATPHSGKDEEFLSLLGLLNPVFERLNFERLEQADRRKIAQYFIQRKRENIRRWLNEDTLFPERDSKEVGFTLSEETKVFYNELVTFARGISDVETDNENTRLLRSWAAIALIKGTMSSPAMAKEMLEKRQAKLTVEEKLTEIGTDAVGDTLFEENDFGVDFSRSDLLNAVDYKTAELEGLTKLLKRAEFLNENEETDLKIKHTIDLIRKWIKEGFQPIIFCHYIATAKYVEEKLKEALPKNVLVQAITSELADEQRKEEIERMGEQEKRVLVATDCLSEGINLQDHFNAVLHYDLPWNPNRIEQREGRVDRFGQASKDIKTYMLYGENNPMDKFILEVLIRKVREIQKSIGVTIPIGENNKSLMAELTQKILKTVSETEQLTLFAEDKIKIDNELEMARKKGENLRSIFAQESVDAETIKKDLQEVDEAIGDPKVVESFTVFALQSLGASVTPDFEGYKIQTTNLPKHLQVALLSKTEQLKGKTETKIAFISPTPKGYQYIGRNHRFVEQLCHYIVSNAFEEKGNSYGLARTSVMQTKSVQNKTTLVMFRVRNVVKEVRSRNESVAEEMYLWGYTENTNGLQPIDFEQAQKLMNEAIPLSNMPLEQQQQLLRIELNSFGNKKDAFIEIATERADRLVEAHGRFKTLIGGRSYEKSTPVLPPDVMGVYILLPKPKDLF